In Halobacillus amylolyticus, the following proteins share a genomic window:
- a CDS encoding DUF1641 domain-containing protein, producing MAKAIRQIDKSIPTPEQEQAQDLEEILGALAKNRESLLILLEIVEELHKSGLLDIAKGMLKTRHKLGVLAMDELDKPAVHDLVKSGISTFNFLTKINSDQLDGLLDGVSSGLEESSKSLQTNEKVGMWGLMKSINDPDINRSITTLLGFLQGMGQGLKTKEDK from the coding sequence ATGGCGAAAGCGATCAGGCAAATTGATAAATCCATTCCTACTCCTGAACAGGAACAGGCACAGGACTTAGAGGAGATCCTTGGAGCCCTTGCGAAAAATAGAGAATCTCTCCTCATCCTACTTGAGATTGTAGAGGAACTGCATAAATCTGGACTGCTTGATATCGCAAAGGGAATGTTAAAAACAAGGCACAAGCTTGGTGTTTTAGCAATGGATGAATTAGATAAACCTGCTGTACACGACTTAGTCAAAAGCGGGATCAGCACCTTTAATTTCTTAACAAAAATAAATTCAGATCAACTTGATGGTTTATTGGATGGGGTGAGCTCTGGACTTGAAGAATCGTCCAAATCATTGCAGACGAATGAAAAAGTAGGAATGTGGGGATTAATGAAGTCCATCAATGATCCCGATATTAATCGGTCTATCACAACATTACTCGGGTTTTTGCAAGGAATGGGTCAGGGGTTAAAAACGAAAGAAGATAAGTGA
- the fdhF gene encoding formate dehydrogenase subunit alpha, protein MTNEKTIPISINGEEFHVAKGEKVLEVVRNKEIYVPGICSTQPDLGIGVVKTCDTCFVEIDGELQRACTTEVKEGMEVITTSTKVSEAQYEAMSRILENHELYCTVCDNNNGNCEVHNAAEHLQIEHQEYEFEPKPYPPDNSHPFYRYEPDQCILCGLCVEACQDLQVSEVLTIDWERQEPRVIWDNDVPIDESSCVSCGHCVSVCPCNALMEKSMLGEAGYMTGMPQDVLEPMINLTKEVEPGYREILTISNVEATMREDRINKTKTVCTYCGVGCSFEVWTKDREILKIQPDSEAPANGVSTCVKGKFGWDFVNSEERLTKPLIRKGEKFVEASWEEALSLIATKMTGIKETHGNDSLGFISSSKCTNEENYLFQKLARSVFGTNNVDNCSRYCQTPASTGLMRTVGIGGDAGTIKDIESSELVLVIGANPAESHPVLATRVKRAQKLNNQKLIVFDLRENELAQKADLFISPKPGTDLVWLNAIAKYIIDQDWHDRTFIENRVNNFDDFVDSLKTYTLDYAEDKTGLSKELLIKVATIIHEAKSMCALWAMGVTQHMGGTDTSTAISNLLLVTGNYGKPGSGGYPLRGHNNVQGASDFGTMPAWLPGYEPVEDDKIRAKYEKAWGTTLPKKPGYNNHQIVEAINDGKVRGMYLFGEEMGLVDSNINYVHGSFEKLDFFVVQDVFFTKTAQFADVVLPAAPSLEKEGTFTNTERRIQRFYQVFDPLGDSKPDWQIFQEIANQLGADWNYKQPGEIMDEAAKLATIFAGVSYDRLEGWNSQLWPVKEDGTDTPLLYKDKFGFKDGKARLFPVEWTPPYEPGEEYDLHLNNGRILEHFHEGNMTYRSKGITHKVPEPWLEVSPWLAEKRGIKTGALVRLKSPYGEAEVRVWVTEQVKGKELYFPMHTMEEKSAVNRLTSSYHDKVTHTPNYKEMSVKMEVIEPKGKSPIPEENHRFGNPQPQIGVEVERKWKREEFTPITEFIRRKGVHHGESDQAN, encoded by the coding sequence ATGACGAACGAGAAGACTATTCCAATATCAATAAATGGGGAAGAATTCCATGTAGCAAAGGGAGAAAAAGTTCTGGAAGTTGTTCGGAACAAAGAAATTTATGTTCCAGGCATTTGTTCCACACAGCCTGACCTTGGAATCGGAGTCGTCAAAACATGTGATACGTGTTTTGTTGAAATAGACGGGGAGCTTCAGCGTGCCTGTACGACGGAAGTTAAAGAGGGTATGGAAGTCATTACGACATCGACCAAGGTCAGTGAGGCACAATATGAGGCGATGTCCCGGATCCTTGAGAATCACGAACTATATTGTACGGTGTGTGACAACAATAACGGTAACTGTGAAGTCCATAATGCGGCAGAACATTTGCAGATTGAGCATCAGGAGTATGAATTTGAGCCTAAGCCTTATCCTCCTGACAACTCCCATCCCTTTTACCGTTATGAACCGGACCAGTGTATTTTGTGTGGTCTATGTGTAGAAGCTTGTCAGGATCTTCAGGTGAGTGAGGTTTTGACGATTGATTGGGAACGTCAAGAACCTCGAGTCATTTGGGATAATGATGTACCGATTGATGAATCCTCCTGTGTTTCATGCGGTCACTGTGTATCGGTTTGTCCATGTAATGCCTTGATGGAAAAGTCCATGCTAGGTGAGGCGGGGTACATGACTGGAATGCCTCAGGATGTTCTTGAGCCGATGATCAATTTAACTAAAGAGGTTGAACCTGGCTACAGAGAAATTTTAACGATATCCAATGTTGAAGCAACTATGAGGGAAGATCGAATTAACAAGACAAAAACGGTATGTACCTATTGTGGTGTGGGCTGTAGCTTTGAGGTTTGGACAAAAGATCGTGAAATTTTGAAAATACAACCGGATTCTGAAGCACCAGCGAACGGTGTATCGACTTGTGTGAAAGGTAAGTTTGGATGGGATTTTGTTAACAGTGAAGAACGTCTGACAAAACCACTGATTCGAAAAGGGGAAAAGTTCGTTGAGGCATCCTGGGAGGAAGCTCTTTCTTTAATTGCAACAAAAATGACGGGGATTAAAGAAACGCACGGGAATGATTCGCTGGGATTTATCTCCTCATCGAAATGTACAAATGAAGAAAACTATTTGTTCCAGAAATTAGCTAGGAGTGTATTTGGAACGAATAATGTCGATAACTGTTCCCGCTATTGCCAAACGCCAGCTTCAACTGGCTTAATGAGAACGGTTGGGATCGGAGGAGACGCTGGGACTATTAAAGATATTGAAAGTTCGGAGCTTGTATTAGTTATTGGGGCTAACCCGGCAGAGTCTCATCCGGTACTCGCCACTAGAGTGAAAAGAGCTCAAAAGTTAAACAATCAAAAGCTCATCGTTTTTGATTTGCGAGAGAATGAGTTAGCTCAAAAAGCTGATCTATTTATCAGCCCGAAACCGGGTACGGATTTGGTATGGTTGAATGCTATTGCCAAATATATTATTGATCAAGACTGGCATGATCGTACGTTTATTGAAAATCGCGTGAACAACTTTGATGACTTTGTTGACTCTCTTAAAACATACACACTGGATTATGCAGAAGATAAGACCGGATTGAGTAAAGAACTGCTAATAAAAGTGGCTACCATCATTCATGAAGCAAAAAGTATGTGTGCATTATGGGCTATGGGGGTTACGCAGCATATGGGTGGAACAGATACTAGTACAGCAATTTCAAATTTGCTACTGGTTACTGGAAACTATGGCAAGCCCGGTAGTGGTGGCTACCCGTTGCGTGGACATAATAATGTTCAGGGTGCGAGTGACTTTGGCACGATGCCTGCATGGTTGCCAGGATATGAGCCAGTTGAAGACGACAAGATCCGGGCTAAGTATGAAAAGGCTTGGGGAACTACTCTACCTAAAAAGCCAGGATACAATAACCATCAGATTGTTGAGGCGATTAATGATGGAAAGGTAAGAGGGATGTATCTGTTCGGTGAAGAGATGGGGCTTGTTGATTCAAACATCAACTATGTGCATGGTTCATTTGAAAAACTAGATTTTTTCGTTGTGCAAGATGTGTTTTTTACTAAAACAGCTCAGTTTGCTGATGTGGTCTTACCCGCCGCTCCTAGTCTTGAAAAAGAAGGGACGTTTACAAATACCGAAAGACGGATCCAACGTTTTTATCAGGTGTTTGATCCCTTGGGAGACTCGAAGCCTGACTGGCAAATTTTTCAGGAAATCGCAAACCAACTAGGTGCTGACTGGAACTATAAGCAACCAGGTGAAATTATGGATGAGGCTGCAAAACTAGCCACGATTTTTGCCGGTGTTAGTTATGATCGTCTGGAGGGTTGGAATAGCCAGCTTTGGCCTGTAAAAGAAGATGGTACAGATACTCCTTTGCTATACAAAGATAAATTCGGTTTTAAAGACGGAAAAGCACGTCTTTTCCCAGTTGAATGGACACCACCCTATGAACCAGGAGAAGAATATGACTTACACCTAAATAATGGTCGTATCTTAGAACACTTTCATGAAGGTAATATGACTTATCGCTCTAAAGGAATTACGCATAAGGTACCTGAGCCGTGGCTTGAGGTGTCACCGTGGTTAGCCGAAAAACGCGGAATCAAGACGGGAGCACTTGTTAGATTGAAGTCGCCTTATGGAGAAGCTGAGGTCCGAGTATGGGTCACGGAGCAAGTGAAAGGGAAAGAGTTATATTTCCCAATGCATACGATGGAAGAGAAAAGTGCGGTTAACCGTCTGACAAGCAGTTATCATGACAAGGTAACACATACACCAAATTACAAAGAAATGAGCGTCAAAATGGAAGTGATTGAACCAAAAGGGAAATCACCTATTCCAGAAGAGAACCATCGTTTCGGAAATCCTCAGCCTCAAATCGGTGTCGAAGTAGAAAGAAAATGGAAGCGGGAAGAGTTCACACCCATTACTGAATTCATTAGGAGGAAGGGGGTCCACCATGGCGAAAGCGATCAGGCAAATTGA
- a CDS encoding manganese catalase family protein, producing the protein MFYHVKELQYEAKVSRPDPEYAKKLQEVLGGQWGEISVMMQYLMQGFNVRANKKYRDLLLDIGTEEIAHVEILSTLIARLLDGTSLECLEGQENAYKTDPAVAAVLGGMNPQHAIVSGLGAMPSDSVGNRWTADYIISSGNLLADFRANLNAESQGRLQVARLYTISDDPLVKDTLSFLLARDTAHQNQWIEAIHELEQEAQDVVVPTTFPRECELQAVSYDFYNTSRGQADADGPWAQGVAPDGRGAFNYVSQPVPYGDKAKLSPAPKDVYDTPPSY; encoded by the coding sequence ATGTTTTATCACGTAAAAGAGTTACAATATGAGGCAAAGGTTTCACGTCCCGATCCGGAGTATGCAAAAAAGCTTCAGGAGGTTTTAGGGGGACAGTGGGGAGAAATATCTGTTATGATGCAGTATCTCATGCAAGGATTTAATGTCAGAGCAAATAAAAAATACCGTGATTTACTTTTGGATATTGGAACAGAGGAAATCGCTCACGTTGAAATCCTGTCTACTTTAATTGCCCGTTTATTAGATGGTACGTCGCTGGAATGCCTTGAAGGGCAAGAGAATGCGTACAAAACCGATCCTGCTGTTGCAGCTGTTCTGGGAGGAATGAACCCGCAGCATGCCATCGTTTCCGGCCTTGGTGCCATGCCATCTGACAGTGTGGGAAACCGCTGGACGGCAGATTACATTATTTCAAGTGGCAATCTTCTAGCCGATTTCCGTGCTAATTTAAATGCAGAATCGCAGGGACGCCTGCAGGTAGCACGCCTTTACACTATTTCAGATGATCCTTTAGTTAAAGATACATTAAGTTTTCTATTAGCTCGTGATACCGCCCATCAAAACCAATGGATTGAAGCCATTCACGAACTTGAACAGGAAGCACAAGATGTCGTTGTTCCAACAACCTTCCCTCGCGAATGTGAGTTGCAGGCGGTATCTTATGATTTCTACAATACTTCAAGAGGTCAAGCAGATGCTGATGGTCCTTGGGCACAAGGAGTAGCACCTGATGGAAGAGGGGCGTTTAACTACGTATCTCAACCTGTCCCTTATGGGGATAAAGCAAAACTATCTCCAGCACCAAAAGATGTTTATGATACCCCGCCTTCTTATTAG
- a CDS encoding DUF2512 family protein has product MTSLLVKVVTLPIVLILAMYFLESVEYGSIWQPIMVAIVLMAIGLVMEYMLLKDEDSLWKSTILDFVTSFIIIWGFSNIFAGAEVTFGGALITSLVIGVCEYFLHKHLIGARKTVKSHA; this is encoded by the coding sequence ATGACAAGCTTGTTAGTTAAGGTAGTAACCTTACCAATTGTTTTAATTTTAGCTATGTACTTTTTGGAAAGCGTGGAATATGGATCAATATGGCAGCCTATCATGGTGGCCATTGTTCTGATGGCTATTGGGTTAGTTATGGAATACATGCTTCTTAAAGATGAGGATTCATTATGGAAAAGTACCATTCTGGATTTTGTAACATCGTTTATAATTATTTGGGGATTCTCAAATATCTTTGCAGGCGCTGAGGTCACCTTTGGAGGAGCTCTCATTACCTCTTTAGTCATAGGCGTTTGTGAATACTTTCTCCATAAACACCTAATAGGTGCGAGAAAAACAGTTAAATCACATGCTTAA
- the murB gene encoding UDP-N-acetylmuramate dehydrogenase, whose product MFNKQKTHDKLLELVKAENIKAEEDLRNHLYTKLGGKADFFITPTTYEEIQNVVKFSNEENIPFTLLGNGSNLIIKDGGIRGIVINLTHLNKISSEENTLVAQSGSRIIDASFHAMEQRLSGLEFACGIPGTVGGALYMNAGAYGGEIKDVLDYAYVVDKQGNIVKRLASELDLDYRTSNIPDNGDIVIEATFNLKPAKYEEIKAIVDDLTYKRESKQPLEYPSCGSVFKRPPGYFAGKLIQDSKLQGTNIGGAEVSTKHAGFIVNKDNATTTDYISLIEHVQKTVKEKFGVELEREVRIIGEDIE is encoded by the coding sequence ATGTTCAATAAACAAAAAACTCACGATAAATTGTTAGAGCTTGTGAAAGCAGAAAATATTAAAGCTGAGGAAGATTTAAGAAATCATTTATATACAAAACTGGGTGGGAAAGCTGACTTTTTTATTACCCCTACCACCTATGAAGAAATTCAAAATGTGGTGAAATTCTCAAATGAGGAGAACATTCCGTTTACGTTACTAGGAAATGGTTCGAATTTGATTATAAAAGATGGTGGAATTCGCGGAATTGTTATTAATCTCACACATCTTAATAAGATTTCTTCAGAAGAAAATACACTTGTCGCGCAAAGTGGTTCAAGAATCATTGATGCCTCCTTCCATGCCATGGAACAACGCCTGTCAGGACTTGAATTCGCGTGTGGGATCCCCGGTACAGTAGGCGGTGCTCTTTACATGAATGCAGGTGCTTATGGTGGGGAAATCAAAGATGTACTCGATTATGCTTATGTTGTCGATAAGCAGGGTAATATCGTAAAAAGATTAGCATCTGAGCTCGATTTAGATTATCGCACGAGTAACATTCCCGATAATGGCGACATTGTCATTGAGGCTACTTTTAATCTTAAACCTGCCAAATATGAAGAAATTAAAGCCATTGTGGATGACCTCACATATAAAAGAGAGTCCAAACAGCCACTTGAATACCCGTCATGCGGAAGTGTGTTTAAGCGCCCTCCAGGATATTTTGCAGGCAAGCTGATTCAAGATAGCAAGCTGCAAGGAACAAATATCGGCGGTGCTGAAGTATCAACAAAGCATGCTGGCTTTATCGTTAACAAGGATAATGCAACAACAACAGACTATATTTCCCTAATTGAACACGTCCAGAAGACAGTAAAGGAAAAGTTTGGTGTCGAACTTGAAAGGGAAGTTAGAATTATTGGTGAAGATATAGAATAA
- a CDS encoding MIP/aquaporin family protein yields the protein MSEFVAELIGTMILIIFGSGVVGGVVLKDSKAEGAGWVVVTIGWGLAVTMGVYAVGSFTGAHINPAVTLGFAAAGEFPWSKVPLYVSAQMIGAAIGAVIVFFNYLPHWKKTKDQAAKLGVFATDPAVRSPSSNLVSEMVGTFVLLMGLMFIGANDFTEGLNPLIVGALIVAIGMSLGGATGYAINPARDLGPRIAHALLPIPGKGGSDWGYAWIPVVGPILGGIYGAVFYRALFLGEFTALFWVLSVVMAVILVGAARSELKKGETMADKIEEKVV from the coding sequence ATGTCGGAATTTGTTGCTGAACTTATTGGTACGATGATCCTCATCATTTTTGGCAGTGGAGTTGTCGGTGGAGTCGTTCTAAAAGACTCTAAGGCTGAAGGTGCAGGTTGGGTTGTCGTTACAATTGGGTGGGGGCTGGCCGTTACTATGGGGGTTTATGCTGTAGGAAGCTTTACAGGGGCCCATATTAACCCGGCTGTTACGCTCGGTTTTGCAGCTGCAGGCGAATTTCCATGGTCAAAAGTTCCGTTATACGTTAGTGCACAAATGATTGGAGCTGCCATTGGAGCTGTCATTGTATTTTTCAATTACTTGCCGCACTGGAAAAAAACGAAGGATCAGGCAGCAAAGCTTGGTGTGTTTGCTACAGATCCGGCCGTACGAAGTCCTTCCTCCAACTTAGTCAGTGAAATGGTTGGAACATTCGTATTGCTAATGGGGCTTATGTTTATTGGTGCGAATGACTTTACCGAAGGATTGAATCCCCTCATTGTTGGTGCCCTAATTGTAGCGATCGGTATGTCCTTAGGGGGAGCAACAGGGTATGCGATTAACCCAGCACGTGATCTTGGTCCGCGAATTGCCCACGCCTTACTTCCTATTCCCGGAAAGGGTGGATCGGATTGGGGATATGCTTGGATTCCGGTAGTTGGCCCCATATTAGGCGGAATCTATGGTGCAGTATTTTACCGTGCGTTATTCTTAGGGGAATTTACAGCTTTGTTTTGGGTTTTAAGCGTGGTCATGGCGGTGATTTTAGTTGGTGCAGCCAGATCCGAGCTAAAAAAAGGTGAAACCATGGCAGATAAAATAGAAGAAAAAGTAGTCTAA
- a CDS encoding DUF3231 family protein — MGILSGNPQKEPLNYGEVFSLWSYLSAAKGAYASYQTLYNHTGDKDLRRTIEEILQGIRQENRDVEEILKTNGVALPPSPPDRSVADVEDIPVGARFNDPEISAIVSMNVSQGLVACSSVMAQSTREDVAMLFGQFHMNKAQTAAKMLRLNKEKGWLVLPPMHKQVRDRG, encoded by the coding sequence ATGGGTATATTATCTGGAAATCCCCAAAAGGAACCCCTTAATTATGGAGAAGTATTCAGCCTTTGGAGTTACTTAAGTGCAGCTAAAGGAGCTTATGCGAGTTACCAGACACTCTATAACCACACTGGTGATAAAGACTTGCGAAGAACAATTGAAGAGATATTACAAGGGATACGTCAAGAAAATCGCGACGTAGAGGAAATTCTTAAAACCAACGGTGTTGCATTGCCACCATCTCCACCAGACCGATCTGTAGCCGATGTAGAAGATATTCCAGTAGGAGCACGCTTCAATGACCCGGAAATAAGCGCCATTGTTTCTATGAATGTTTCCCAAGGTCTAGTCGCTTGCAGCTCAGTCATGGCACAGTCAACCCGAGAGGATGTAGCCATGCTTTTTGGACAATTCCACATGAACAAAGCTCAAACAGCAGCTAAAATGCTTCGATTGAATAAAGAAAAGGGTTGGCTCGTCTTGCCGCCGATGCATAAACAAGTACGAGACAGAGGATAA
- the ilvD gene encoding dihydroxy-acid dehydratase, which translates to MDEKKDLRIRSKVISEGVNRVPNRSMLRAVGFKDEDFKKPMIGIASTWSEVTPCNIHIDDLAKEAKQGAADNGGAPMIFNTITVSDGIAMGHEGMHYSLPSREIIADSIETVTNAERLDGVVAIGGCDKTTPGCVMAIGRLNIPSVYVYGGTIQPGKLNGKDIDIVSSFEAVGQYHEGTINDEQLHKVECHACPGAGACGGMYTANTMAAAVEALGMSIPGSSSTPAVNDYKEQECKQAGEMVVQLLEKGIYPRDIMTKEAFENAITVVMALGGSTNALLHLTAMAHSAGVDLSLDDFERVRQNVPHIADMKPSGKYVMQDLYESGGVPAVMKLLLEHDLLHGDCLTVTGKTLAENLAEADPLKEGQKVIVPFDEPIKPNGPLVLLKGNLAPEGAVAKMSGQKISRFEGPARVFDSEAEATTAIVEDQVKEGDVVVIRNVGPKGGPGMPEMLSITSMIVGKGLGGKVALLTDGRFSGGSHGFVIGHVAPEAFVGGPVGLLKEGDKITIDSDTQQINFHVTDEELEQRKKEWVKPEPRHKTGMLAKYARLVSSSAKGAVTDLELE; encoded by the coding sequence ATGGATGAGAAAAAGGATTTGCGTATCCGCAGTAAAGTGATCAGTGAAGGGGTAAACCGTGTGCCTAACCGTTCCATGCTGCGAGCGGTCGGCTTCAAGGATGAAGATTTTAAAAAGCCGATGATTGGTATTGCCAGCACATGGAGTGAAGTAACTCCTTGCAACATACATATTGATGACTTGGCGAAAGAGGCCAAACAAGGAGCGGCTGACAATGGCGGAGCTCCGATGATCTTTAACACGATTACTGTTTCTGATGGCATTGCGATGGGCCATGAAGGCATGCATTATTCACTACCAAGTCGGGAAATCATTGCCGATTCCATCGAAACGGTTACGAATGCAGAACGTTTAGACGGGGTTGTTGCGATTGGTGGATGTGACAAGACTACACCGGGCTGTGTTATGGCCATCGGGCGTTTGAATATCCCTTCCGTCTATGTGTATGGGGGAACAATCCAGCCTGGTAAGTTGAACGGGAAGGATATTGACATTGTGTCCTCCTTCGAGGCTGTCGGCCAGTATCATGAAGGGACGATCAATGATGAGCAACTTCATAAAGTAGAGTGTCACGCCTGTCCGGGTGCTGGGGCCTGTGGCGGGATGTACACAGCAAATACAATGGCCGCGGCGGTTGAAGCATTAGGAATGAGCATCCCAGGTTCGTCTTCTACCCCGGCCGTAAATGACTATAAGGAACAAGAATGTAAACAAGCAGGCGAAATGGTTGTACAGCTGCTTGAAAAAGGGATCTATCCTCGTGACATTATGACGAAAGAAGCTTTTGAAAATGCCATAACCGTAGTGATGGCTCTTGGCGGGTCAACGAATGCGTTGCTTCATTTAACGGCAATGGCTCATTCAGCGGGGGTTGATCTTTCCCTTGATGATTTTGAAAGGGTACGCCAAAACGTTCCCCACATTGCAGACATGAAACCGAGCGGGAAATATGTTATGCAAGATTTATATGAAAGCGGTGGTGTCCCTGCTGTAATGAAACTGCTTCTTGAACATGACCTGCTTCACGGTGATTGCTTAACAGTTACTGGAAAAACGTTAGCTGAAAATCTTGCTGAAGCAGACCCATTAAAAGAGGGGCAGAAAGTGATCGTGCCGTTTGATGAGCCGATCAAACCGAATGGACCACTTGTCTTACTAAAAGGAAACCTTGCGCCTGAAGGGGCTGTTGCAAAAATGTCTGGTCAAAAGATCAGCCGTTTTGAGGGGCCTGCACGCGTTTTTGATAGTGAAGCAGAGGCGACTACAGCCATTGTTGAAGATCAAGTGAAGGAAGGCGATGTTGTCGTCATCCGTAACGTTGGTCCAAAAGGTGGGCCTGGAATGCCAGAGATGCTTTCGATCACATCGATGATTGTCGGGAAAGGTCTTGGAGGTAAAGTCGCTCTATTGACGGACGGGCGATTCTCAGGGGGCTCGCATGGATTTGTGATTGGACATGTCGCTCCTGAAGCGTTCGTCGGTGGGCCAGTCGGGCTTCTGAAAGAGGGCGACAAAATTACAATCGATAGTGATACACAACAAATTAATTTTCACGTAACAGATGAAGAACTAGAGCAACGTAAGAAAGAATGGGTTAAACCTGAGCCGAGGCATAAGACAGGTATGTTGGCAAAGTATGCGCGCCTTGTTTCCTCGTCAGCAAAAGGTGCAGTTACTGACCTTGAACTAGAATAA
- the glpK gene encoding glycerol kinase GlpK → MSEKFILSLDQGTTSSRAILFNKKGEIVETGQKEFEQFFPKPGWVEHDANEIWTSVLACIADVLRKADIEPDQIAGIGITNQRETTVVWDKHTGKPIYKAIVWQSRQTEDICKELREKGHNALFREKTGLLLDPYFSGTKVKWILDNVEGAREKAENGDLLFGTMDTWLVYKLSGGKTHITDYSNASRTLMFNIYDLKWDDELLDILNVPKSMLPEVKQSSEVYAKTVDYHFFGYEVPIAGIAGDQQAALFGQACFDKGMAKNTYGTGCFMLMNTGEEGVTSDHGLLTTLAWGVDGKVEYALEGSIFVAGSAIQWLRDGLNLIESAPQSEDLARAVESTEGVYLVPAFVGLGTPYWDSDARGAMFGLTRGTSKDHVIRATLESLAYQTKDVLDAMIADSGIDLKTLRVDGGAVKNNFLMQFQSDMLSVPVERPVVQETTALGAAYLAGLAVGYWKDKEEIAQQWQNEYTFKDNMEVEQRDKLYEGWKKAVAATREFK, encoded by the coding sequence ATGAGTGAGAAGTTCATCCTATCTTTAGACCAAGGTACGACAAGTTCACGGGCTATTCTATTTAACAAAAAAGGAGAAATAGTTGAAACAGGACAAAAGGAGTTTGAGCAATTCTTCCCCAAACCAGGCTGGGTTGAGCATGATGCAAATGAAATATGGACATCAGTTCTCGCCTGTATTGCCGATGTACTTAGAAAAGCAGACATCGAGCCTGATCAAATAGCAGGGATTGGCATTACCAATCAACGAGAAACAACGGTCGTGTGGGATAAACATACAGGAAAGCCGATTTATAAAGCGATCGTTTGGCAATCTCGTCAAACGGAGGATATTTGCAAGGAGTTGCGTGAAAAAGGTCATAATGCTCTGTTTAGAGAAAAAACAGGACTTCTACTAGACCCGTATTTTTCCGGGACGAAAGTGAAGTGGATTTTGGATAACGTCGAGGGAGCCCGCGAGAAAGCAGAAAACGGTGATTTATTATTTGGCACGATGGATACATGGCTCGTCTATAAGTTATCAGGAGGTAAAACTCACATCACAGACTATTCCAACGCGTCACGGACACTAATGTTCAATATTTATGATCTTAAATGGGATGATGAATTACTAGATATTTTAAATGTGCCGAAAAGCATGCTTCCAGAGGTGAAACAGTCCTCAGAAGTGTATGCAAAAACGGTGGATTACCATTTCTTCGGCTATGAGGTACCGATTGCTGGGATTGCCGGAGACCAGCAAGCAGCCTTATTTGGGCAAGCTTGTTTTGATAAAGGAATGGCGAAGAATACGTACGGTACGGGTTGCTTTATGTTAATGAATACCGGAGAAGAAGGAGTTACCTCTGATCACGGATTGTTAACAACGTTAGCGTGGGGTGTGGACGGTAAAGTAGAGTATGCGCTTGAAGGCAGTATTTTCGTAGCGGGATCCGCCATTCAGTGGCTTCGCGATGGATTAAATCTTATTGAAAGTGCTCCCCAAAGTGAAGATTTAGCCAGAGCAGTTGAATCTACTGAAGGAGTTTACCTCGTGCCCGCATTTGTAGGATTAGGGACACCATATTGGGACAGTGATGCACGTGGAGCCATGTTCGGGCTAACGCGTGGTACTTCAAAAGATCACGTGATTCGGGCAACATTAGAGTCATTAGCTTATCAAACTAAGGATGTCCTTGATGCGATGATCGCAGATTCAGGGATAGATTTAAAAACATTACGCGTTGATGGCGGTGCTGTAAAAAATAATTTCTTAATGCAGTTCCAAAGCGATATGCTTAGTGTTCCAGTTGAAAGACCTGTTGTTCAAGAAACGACAGCTTTAGGGGCTGCCTATCTTGCTGGATTGGCTGTAGGCTATTGGAAGGATAAAGAGGAAATTGCCCAACAATGGCAGAATGAATATACGTTTAAAGATAACATGGAAGTTGAACAACGGGATAAACTTTATGAAGGTTGGAAGAAAGCTGTTGCAGCAACAAGAGAATTTAAATAA
- a CDS encoding heavy-metal-associated domain-containing protein, with protein MKTATFFIKGMNDDSDVSKVSHALHDVWGIRKAEVSLNLNKATLSYDEAASSLEDFEQAIMDSGFEAEMDNREGGVHG; from the coding sequence ATGAAAACAGCCACATTCTTTATAAAAGGAATGAATGATGATTCAGACGTCAGTAAGGTTAGTCATGCGTTGCATGATGTTTGGGGGATTCGTAAAGCAGAGGTAAGCCTTAACTTGAATAAAGCAACCCTTTCATATGATGAAGCTGCTTCCTCATTAGAAGACTTTGAACAAGCGATTATGGACAGTGGATTCGAAGCTGAAATGGATAACAGGGAGGGAGGAGTCCATGGCTAG
- a CDS encoding spore coat protein, with translation MRHLLHLHLNRTIEMHAKVYSFMHERGYYPSYDLNELLKNEQSFAKKALSTSF, from the coding sequence TTGAGACACTTACTACACCTGCATTTAAACCGAACAATCGAGATGCACGCCAAAGTTTATTCATTTATGCATGAAAGAGGATATTATCCTTCCTACGATCTTAATGAATTATTGAAAAATGAGCAAAGCTTTGCAAAGAAAGCCCTGTCGACATCGTTCTAA